The following is a genomic window from Equus asinus isolate D_3611 breed Donkey chromosome 3, EquAss-T2T_v2, whole genome shotgun sequence.
CGCCGCTCCCCGCGTGCCGTTCCGGACCCTGCCCGCCGCCTCTGCACCGTGGGGACTCCGCCGCGGGCCTGCTCCCCCCGGAGCTTCCCCCGCGCGCGCCGGGAGTTGAGTGAGCCCCGAGCGCGGCCCCCGCTGCCGCGGGCCCGCGAGCGCCTGGCGAGCCGCTAGCGCCCGGGGCCCGGGAGAGGCGCTGCTGGCTGGGCTGCCGGCGCTGGTGCTGGCCGCGTCGCCGCTGTCCTACGCGCAGGGGCTGCTCCTCTGCGCCTCTAGAGTTGAACCGCGCGCGCGCACCTCGGGCTTCTTCCAGGTGAACCTGTCGCTGGGCCAACTGCTGCTGGCTGCGCTCGAAGTGCCCTTCACGCTGCTCGGCGTGCTAGGTGGCGTCAGGCCCGTGGCAGGCCATCGGCTTCCTGGACACCTTCCTGGAGTCCAACGCGGCGCTAAGCGTAGCGACACTAAGCGCATACCCGTGGCTGGCGGTGGGTTTCCGGCTGCGCACGTCCGGCGACTTCGACCGCGCCACGCCCGCCTGCTGCCGGCCTACGCGTGGGGACAGTCGTTGGCCTTTGCGTTCACTGCGCTCGCCTGCTGGTGGCTCGGCTACAGCGGCGCCTGCGCGTCCTGCTCGCTGCGCCGCCCTACGAGCCCGAGCGCCCGAGCTTCCCGCCTTCCCCGCTGCGCTCAGCCTCACCGCGCTGGAGGTGCTGCGGGCGACGCGCAGCCACTGATGGCGCATCGACGTTGTCACCATGCAGGCCCTGGAGCTGATGGCAGACCTGCATCCCGGGTAGCCGGCCCATACGCGGGGACCAGCCCTGAGGGCCTCACTGGAGCTCCTGCCACCCTGCTCGGCAGTTGGCCCACAGGAGCCTGCGGTCCCTGTCACCTGCCCCAGGTGTTCACACGCTTGTGGGTCTTTCCGTGCACATGCCCACGGGTTTCCACATTGTCTTGTTTGTACGCTCTGCGAGTCTGCACACCTGAAGGGCCAACTGCTTTTCAGCATCTGTATTTGTGTGGGGAATATGTGCCCACAGTAGGCAGAGCGTTTCGGCTGGCCTGGGGTCTCAGGTCTTGGAGGGCCTGCCTGGTTCCGTCTGCTCACAGCCTGGCGTGCCTTTGCCCACTGCATCTCCAGCTGGTGTCGTTGCCCACGTTGTCCCTCCCCAACCTGTGCCCAGAGCTCCCCACAACTCTCCTGCCCCGAGACAGCCGGCCCAGGTAGCTTTTCCCTGCCCGAGGATCCAGCGTACTCCTCCTTCAGCGGGTCTAACTTAGTTCCCTCTGcacagaggggaaggaagagccGTGGTGGGGTCTTAGAGACGGAATGGGGAGAGAGTggtcccctccttcctgccctccacACTGCCTTTATTTCGCCTTTACAGAAGAAACCctctttctgttgttctttctctcttgtccTGGCTCTCTGTTTCCCTCCGGCTCTCCAGCCTGGGCATCTGCTGTGCACCTGCCAGATCTGGCTGTCGGCTCTGGGCTGTGGCTCCGCCCTGCCCACGGGCACCCTGGCTGCTGTCCTGTCCTCTCTCCCCGCAGCAGTGGCAGCACTGACCCACTGAGCAGAAGTGGCATCCCCAGCAGGCTGCCAGGAAGACCAGCATCTTCATCGGGTCCTTCATTGTCTGCTTTGCCCCATACGCCGTGACCAGGTGGGTCCTGGCTGTCGGGCCCCTGTCCTTGGAGCCGCTGGGGCATGAGCTCGACCTCAGCTGGGCGGGTCTCTGCGGCCTCCCAGCTGATGACCTGGAGGGACGTTGACATCCACAGGGTTCCCCCCTT
Proteins encoded in this region:
- the GPR78 gene encoding LOW QUALITY PROTEIN: G-protein coupled receptor 78 (The sequence of the model RefSeq protein was modified relative to this genomic sequence to represent the inferred CDS: inserted 5 bases in 3 codons; substituted 1 base at 1 genomic stop codon) translates to MHGGGAAGVASTSTVHESPPGASEKFSRGTSPQDSCAPGAGTASAFSTLDSATGGDKCGGARAPSSPSRSRSAAQRARPGTRDPVRAAAPRVPFRTLPAASAPAWRAASARGPGEALLAGLPALVLAASPLSYAQGLLLCASRVEPRARTSGFFQVNLSLGQLLLAALEVPFTLLGVLGGXSGPWQAIGFLDTFLESNAALSVATLSAYPWLAVGFRLRTSGXLRPRHARLLPAYAWGQSLAFAFTALACWWLGYSGACASCSLRRPTSPSXPELPAFPAALSLTALEVLRATRSHXWRIDVVTMQALELMADLHPG